Part of the Helicobacter bilis genome is shown below.
TAATATTTACAATGCGTTCCTTTTTTGTCATTTACACTCACTTTTAATTCTTTGCCATAACTTCTACGGGGTTGATATGCTTTCCATTTTGCACGATTTCAAGATTCAATCTATCATGAATGCGCCCAATGACATATCCCCTTTTTACAACAAAGCCTTTCTTTAAAGTGGGGGCAATCTTATCAAGCATAGAATAGATTGTATGCATTGAGTTTGCATGCTCTACAACCACAACCTTTTTTAGTCCGGGCATCTCTTCTGCATAGATGACTTTACCATCCATAATATTATAGACTTGTGCGTCATTTTTCTTTGGTTTTAGCACCACGCCATTATTAAAGATTTTAATCTTATAAGCGGGATCAATATAATCGCCAAATGCCTGCTCTATCACATAAGAATCAAGTGGGGACCCTGCCCTTTTGCCTGTATATTTTGCAGTTTCTGGACGCTGATATACGCTATCTACTCGTTTTAGCTCTTCAAAGCTATTAATAGTATTTGACGCTTCAGCTGAACTCACTGCCGCATCATACTTTCTTTGTATCGCCTTATTTTGCTCACCTAAGAATTGCTGTGCTTTTTTGCTATCTGTTTTTGCGATTTTCTCTGCTTCTGCTTTCGCCTTTTTCTCTGCTTCTGCTTTCGCTAGGGCTGCTCTCTTTTTCTCTTCTTCTATTTTTCTCTTTCTCTCCCTTTCTAGCTTTGCTAGTCTTTCTCGCTCTAACTTTGCTTTTCTCTCTGCTTCTTGTTTTTTACGGATTTCTTCTTGTGTATTTTTCTTTAAGATATTTAACTGTCCCAAAAGTTTATCAAGCTCTTTTTTTTGCATATCAATGGCTTTTAATCGCTGGTTATAAACCTGCATTTCATTACGCATGTTATCTACTAGAATCTTTTGTTTAGCTATCATTGTTTGCAAATCTTGGTGTCTTGTCTCCTGTGTAGTAATAATTTGCGTTACTTCCTTAATGCTGCTATTAATATCATTAATCTGCTTTACTATGCTTCTTTGCTGCTTTTCAATCTCTTTAA
Proteins encoded:
- a CDS encoding murein hydrolase activator EnvC family protein is translated as MRECLERFILISAFLCYGAMAVDLNEINQNIQKNEAQKSNIDKQRANLNLKLSTLGQNINNNMQQIKKLDTEIQNLAKNIESNKDQNKSQEARLQTLEDNLATLNVSLNQSQTKLSNLILQHMTIAYVLDDEESLNLEDMVTREAFKILKKQTTNEIKEIEKQQRSIVKQINDINSSIKEVTQIITTQETRHQDLQTMIAKQKILVDNMRNEMQVYNQRLKAIDMQKKELDKLLGQLNILKKNTQEEIRKKQEAERKAKLERERLAKLERERKRKIEEEKKRAALAKAEAEKKAKAEAEKIAKTDSKKAQQFLGEQNKAIQRKYDAAVSSAEASNTINSFEELKRVDSVYQRPETAKYTGKRAGSPLDSYVIEQAFGDYIDPAYKIKIFNNGVVLKPKKNDAQVYNIMDGKVIYAEEMPGLKKVVVVEHANSMHTIYSMLDKIAPTLKKGFVVKRGYVIGRIHDRLNLEIVQNGKHINPVEVMAKN